The Cydia pomonella isolate Wapato2018A chromosome 20, ilCydPomo1, whole genome shotgun sequence genome contains a region encoding:
- the LOC133529067 gene encoding protein GUCD1 isoform X3, whose product MGSAAENEHELEHFTQRYSWDCGVACVTMLLDPAQRQELLDNFEQICEEEGFGQITWTIDLCYLLKKFEVPHCMHTTMLGVNEAHRKHNYYRNIIDKDRLRVSQRFDSANAAGIELVEGHLPMDAIVRHLRHGPVLLLIDAGLLSCDLCKHNKLKADFRRCFGGSFTGHFVLLVGVRRNKLLYRDPALRPRTCATSIARMERARAPPTDRDVILVYKEYRR is encoded by the exons ATGGGTTCTGCAGCGGAAAATG AACATGAGTTGGAGCACTTCACTCAGCGGTATTCATGGGACTGTGGGGTGGCCTGTGTCACAATGCTGCTGGATCCAGCACAGCGCCAGGAGCTGCTAGACAACTTTGAGCAGATCTGTGAGGAGGAGGGCTTCGGACAAATTACATGGACTATTGATCTGTGTTATTTGTTGAAGAA GTTTGAGGTCCCTCACTGCATGCACACCACTATGTTGGGGGTGAATGAGGCCCATAGGAAACACAACTACTACCGGAATATCATTGACAAG GACCGCCTCCGCGTCTCTCAACGCTTCGATTCCGCAAACGCCGCAGGCATAGAGTTGGTAGAAGGCCACCTGCCAATGGACGCCATAGTGCGTCATCTGCGTCACGGCCCAGTATTATTGCTAATCGACGCAGGCTTGTTGTCATGCGACCTCTGTAAACACAACAAGCTAAAGGCGGACTTTAG ACGTTGCTTCGGCGGCTCCTTCACCGGTCACTTCGTCCTCCTAGTGGGCGTCCGTCGCAACAAGCTGCTGTACCGCGACCCCGCCTTACGGCCACGCACATGTGCCACCAGCATAGCGCGCATGGAGCGAGCTAGAGCCCCGCCTACTGATAGAGATGTTATACTTGTTTATAAGGAGTACAGGAGGTGA
- the LOC133529067 gene encoding protein GUCD1 isoform X2, with translation MGSAAENVYTEHELEHFTQRYSWDCGVACVTMLLDPAQRQELLDNFEQICEEEGFGQITWTIDLCYLLKKFEVPHCMHTTMLGVNEAHRKHNYYRNIIDKDRLRVSQRFDSANAAGIELVEGHLPMDAIVRHLRHGPVLLLIDAGLLSCDLCKHNKLKADFRRCFGGSFTGHFVLLVGVRRNKLLYRDPALRPRTCATSIARMERARAPPTDRDVILVYKEYRR, from the exons ATGGGTTCTGCAGCGGAAAATG TGTATACAGAACATGAGTTGGAGCACTTCACTCAGCGGTATTCATGGGACTGTGGGGTGGCCTGTGTCACAATGCTGCTGGATCCAGCACAGCGCCAGGAGCTGCTAGACAACTTTGAGCAGATCTGTGAGGAGGAGGGCTTCGGACAAATTACATGGACTATTGATCTGTGTTATTTGTTGAAGAA GTTTGAGGTCCCTCACTGCATGCACACCACTATGTTGGGGGTGAATGAGGCCCATAGGAAACACAACTACTACCGGAATATCATTGACAAG GACCGCCTCCGCGTCTCTCAACGCTTCGATTCCGCAAACGCCGCAGGCATAGAGTTGGTAGAAGGCCACCTGCCAATGGACGCCATAGTGCGTCATCTGCGTCACGGCCCAGTATTATTGCTAATCGACGCAGGCTTGTTGTCATGCGACCTCTGTAAACACAACAAGCTAAAGGCGGACTTTAG ACGTTGCTTCGGCGGCTCCTTCACCGGTCACTTCGTCCTCCTAGTGGGCGTCCGTCGCAACAAGCTGCTGTACCGCGACCCCGCCTTACGGCCACGCACATGTGCCACCAGCATAGCGCGCATGGAGCGAGCTAGAGCCCCGCCTACTGATAGAGATGTTATACTTGTTTATAAGGAGTACAGGAGGTGA
- the LOC133529067 gene encoding protein GUCD1 isoform X1: MGSAAENEFEYTVYTEHELEHFTQRYSWDCGVACVTMLLDPAQRQELLDNFEQICEEEGFGQITWTIDLCYLLKKFEVPHCMHTTMLGVNEAHRKHNYYRNIIDKDRLRVSQRFDSANAAGIELVEGHLPMDAIVRHLRHGPVLLLIDAGLLSCDLCKHNKLKADFRRCFGGSFTGHFVLLVGVRRNKLLYRDPALRPRTCATSIARMERARAPPTDRDVILVYKEYRR, encoded by the exons ATGGGTTCTGCAGCGGAAAATG AATTTGAATACACAGTGTATACAGAACATGAGTTGGAGCACTTCACTCAGCGGTATTCATGGGACTGTGGGGTGGCCTGTGTCACAATGCTGCTGGATCCAGCACAGCGCCAGGAGCTGCTAGACAACTTTGAGCAGATCTGTGAGGAGGAGGGCTTCGGACAAATTACATGGACTATTGATCTGTGTTATTTGTTGAAGAA GTTTGAGGTCCCTCACTGCATGCACACCACTATGTTGGGGGTGAATGAGGCCCATAGGAAACACAACTACTACCGGAATATCATTGACAAG GACCGCCTCCGCGTCTCTCAACGCTTCGATTCCGCAAACGCCGCAGGCATAGAGTTGGTAGAAGGCCACCTGCCAATGGACGCCATAGTGCGTCATCTGCGTCACGGCCCAGTATTATTGCTAATCGACGCAGGCTTGTTGTCATGCGACCTCTGTAAACACAACAAGCTAAAGGCGGACTTTAG ACGTTGCTTCGGCGGCTCCTTCACCGGTCACTTCGTCCTCCTAGTGGGCGTCCGTCGCAACAAGCTGCTGTACCGCGACCCCGCCTTACGGCCACGCACATGTGCCACCAGCATAGCGCGCATGGAGCGAGCTAGAGCCCCGCCTACTGATAGAGATGTTATACTTGTTTATAAGGAGTACAGGAGGTGA